Proteins found in one Flavobacterium channae genomic segment:
- a CDS encoding N-acetylmuramoyl-L-alanine amidase family protein, with product MFKKIVFVIIAMHFFSSYGQNQKFKVVLDAGHGGKDYGAVYHGNIEKNIALKTVLRVGAILEKDPQIEVVYTRKSDVFIELQQRANIANKSKGSIFVSMHCNANKNQGASGNETYVMGITRNASNLEVAKNENEVVTLETDYKIKYDGFDPNSPESVIGISILQEEHLDQSIELAGRVQEFFTKRTDNKNRGVKQAGFLVLRQITMPRVLIEMGFVSNKEEGDFLNSEDGQDKLAEAIAGAILDYKNEFFNPSNNDNVKEDIKVVEQKSETIVKETPKTVKTPEKGVIFKVQISASKKELSTSPSNFKGLSPISYEQVGSLYKYYYASEKSYDVAKQKLEEAKQKGYKTAFLVAYKDGIKISITDAIK from the coding sequence ATGTTTAAGAAAATTGTATTTGTAATTATCGCAATGCACTTTTTTTCAAGCTATGGTCAAAATCAAAAATTCAAAGTAGTTTTAGATGCGGGTCATGGCGGTAAAGATTATGGTGCTGTTTATCATGGTAATATTGAAAAGAATATCGCATTAAAAACCGTATTAAGAGTAGGTGCAATTTTAGAAAAAGATCCACAAATAGAGGTTGTTTATACTCGTAAATCGGATGTTTTTATCGAATTACAACAACGTGCTAATATTGCTAACAAATCTAAAGGAAGTATTTTCGTTTCGATGCATTGTAATGCCAATAAAAATCAAGGAGCATCAGGAAATGAAACCTATGTAATGGGTATTACGCGTAATGCGTCTAACTTAGAAGTGGCTAAAAACGAAAATGAGGTTGTTACATTAGAAACCGACTATAAAATCAAATATGATGGTTTTGATCCAAATTCGCCTGAATCTGTAATTGGTATTTCGATTCTTCAAGAAGAACATTTAGATCAAAGTATTGAATTGGCTGGAAGAGTACAAGAGTTTTTTACTAAACGTACAGATAATAAAAATAGAGGAGTTAAGCAAGCTGGGTTCTTAGTATTGCGACAAATTACTATGCCTAGAGTTTTAATAGAAATGGGATTCGTTTCTAATAAAGAAGAAGGTGATTTTTTAAATTCTGAAGATGGTCAAGATAAATTGGCTGAAGCCATTGCAGGAGCTATTTTAGATTATAAAAACGAATTTTTTAATCCTTCAAACAATGATAATGTTAAAGAGGATATTAAAGTAGTTGAGCAAAAATCGGAAACTATTGTAAAAGAAACTCCTAAAACGGTAAAAACTCCAGAAAAAGGTGTGATTTTTAAAGTTCAAATTTCGGCTAGTAAAAAAGAATTATCAACTTCTCCTTCTAATTTTAAAGGATTAAGCCCTATTTCATATGAACAAGTTGGAAGCTTATACAAATATTATTATGCTTCAGAAAAAAGTTATGATGTGGCAAAGCAAAAATTAGAAGAAGCAAAACAAAAAGGATACAAAACAGCTTTCTTAGTTGCTTATAAAGACGGAATAAAAATAAGCATTACCGATGCAATAAAATAA
- a CDS encoding N-acetylmuramoyl-L-alanine amidase family protein, with protein MPYKKNTKYLSILLFLFVLTFGFSQNNAKFKVVLDAGHGGKDPGAVKNGVKEKDVALAVVLKIGKILEKNKDIEVIYTRKTDVFVELRERANIANKAKANLFVSVHCNSVKSGNPIGAMTLVMGMSRTDTNLEIAKTENAVIFQETDYKKKYKGFDPNNPETLIGLKIMQEEALLQSIELATLVQNQFKSELKRKDKGVRQQPLWVLDATVMPGVLIELGFVSHAEEAKYLNSDKGKTEMSESVSNAILSYKTTFFNTDSNQVNNEVVSSKIENDSDIKDSKSNSTYYKVQICAGSKKLETKPSNFKGLKGITFEKDKKLYKYFYGEESDYNACKKKLEEAKKKGYTSAYIVTFTN; from the coding sequence ATGCCATATAAAAAAAACACCAAATACCTGTCTATATTACTGTTCCTTTTTGTTTTAACTTTTGGATTTAGTCAAAATAACGCTAAATTTAAAGTTGTATTAGATGCCGGTCATGGTGGAAAAGATCCAGGTGCAGTAAAAAATGGAGTTAAAGAGAAAGATGTTGCCCTTGCAGTAGTGCTTAAAATTGGAAAAATTCTTGAAAAGAATAAGGATATAGAAGTAATTTATACTCGTAAAACTGATGTTTTTGTAGAATTGAGAGAGCGAGCTAATATTGCAAACAAAGCTAAAGCCAATTTATTTGTTTCGGTTCATTGTAATTCTGTAAAATCAGGAAATCCAATAGGAGCAATGACTTTAGTAATGGGAATGTCAAGAACAGATACTAATTTAGAAATTGCGAAAACAGAAAATGCTGTAATTTTTCAAGAAACAGATTATAAAAAGAAATATAAAGGTTTTGATCCTAATAATCCAGAAACATTAATAGGATTAAAAATCATGCAAGAAGAGGCTTTGTTACAAAGTATTGAATTGGCAACATTGGTTCAAAATCAATTTAAAAGTGAATTAAAAAGAAAAGATAAAGGTGTTCGTCAACAACCATTATGGGTTTTAGATGCTACTGTTATGCCAGGAGTATTAATTGAATTAGGTTTTGTATCACATGCTGAAGAGGCAAAGTATTTGAATTCTGATAAAGGTAAAACAGAGATGTCTGAATCTGTTTCAAATGCAATTTTATCATACAAAACTACTTTTTTTAATACAGATTCAAATCAAGTTAATAATGAAGTAGTATCAAGTAAAATTGAGAATGATAGTGATATAAAAGATTCTAAATCCAATTCAACCTATTATAAAGTTCAAATTTGTGCAGGTTCTAAAAAATTAGAAACAAAACCTTCTAACTTTAAAGGTTTAAAAGGGATAACTTTTGAAAAAGATAAAAAATTATACAAGTATTTTTATGGTGAAGAATCCGATTATAATGCTTGTAAGAAAAAATTAGAGGAAGCTAAAAAGAAAGGATATACTTCCGCTTATATAGTAACATTTACAAATTAA
- a CDS encoding putative LPS assembly protein LptD: MFTKILLKALHTKLFHIVFSVIFLTLGTNSIFSQETPIPNTVTLTKTDLNKVKDSTAVDSSKKNKPFLDGVVNMKAKEYEKLDQKKKTVTLHDEAEIYYTDFELKAGRIVLDYEKNLVYAGRLKDSAGNYIQRPVFKQGSNVVEPDSIIFHTKSKRAKVWNSRTQQGELFIKAEISKKENDSVYFMKNARMTTSQNIDDPEYYFLVKRVKFVPKKKVVVSSTQMYIADVPTPIWLPFGYFPMSETSTSGFIMPTPGQNNQQGYFLQNGGYYFALSEYYDLAVLGDYYTNGSYGLRAESSYAQRYKFNGRVNLRFENNIQSEKGLPDYSKSKQYNIQWSHSQDAKASPNSRFSASVNLGSSQYFRQSVNLNNIGSSVNNNLSSSVSFSKTFKTVPQVNMSLSATHSQNTNTQAIDMTLPTFQASVDRIFPFASKDGVKKGIIQNISLQYNIRGENRIKTTDSLFFKPQMFRDAKTGFQHSIPISTNFKVFKYFSVTASANYNEVWALNTIEKYFSTTENKVVTVDQKGFESFRTYNFNVGVGTTIYGTFNFGEDKKIEAIRHVVRPNISYGYTPSFDQYFERYALDATGVNFADYTKFDNGLFGSPSNSVSNAMNLSISNTFEAKVKDKESKKGETKKVMLLNNFNIGTRYDFNADSLKLKEISISGGTQLFKQKMNINFAAVVDPYAIDNTGRRIDQLNIDNGGSLLRLPRANITLNYSFSSTDANKNSKTSDQNVQNGGRGDDLFGVGADLSDNRQSLFGKDKEDEKESSNSEWYNTKLPWDLRIAYSMNYNNSNRQNEISSQSLMASGNIELAPRWKVGFSSGYDFVQKGVTFTQLRFERDLESWRMSFNWVPFGTNTYWGFFIGISSSILSDIKYDKRQLPDRTFRQ, from the coding sequence ATTTTTACAAAAATACTATTAAAAGCATTGCATACAAAGTTATTTCATATCGTTTTTTCAGTAATTTTTCTAACATTAGGAACTAACTCTATTTTTTCTCAAGAAACTCCGATTCCAAATACCGTTACTTTAACTAAGACTGATCTTAACAAAGTTAAGGATTCTACAGCAGTTGATTCTTCAAAAAAGAACAAACCTTTTTTAGATGGTGTAGTTAACATGAAAGCTAAGGAGTATGAAAAATTGGATCAGAAGAAAAAAACAGTTACACTTCATGATGAAGCTGAAATTTACTATACTGACTTTGAATTAAAAGCTGGTAGAATAGTTTTAGATTATGAAAAAAATTTAGTGTATGCTGGTCGATTAAAAGACTCTGCAGGAAATTATATTCAAAGGCCCGTTTTTAAACAAGGAAGTAATGTGGTTGAGCCCGATTCTATTATTTTTCATACAAAATCAAAACGTGCTAAAGTTTGGAATTCGAGAACACAACAAGGTGAATTATTCATAAAAGCTGAAATTTCTAAAAAAGAAAACGATTCGGTTTATTTTATGAAAAATGCCCGAATGACAACTTCTCAAAATATTGATGATCCAGAATATTATTTCCTTGTAAAAAGAGTAAAATTTGTTCCTAAAAAGAAAGTAGTTGTTAGTTCAACTCAAATGTACATAGCAGATGTTCCTACTCCTATTTGGTTGCCTTTTGGATATTTCCCAATGTCGGAAACAAGTACTTCAGGTTTTATTATGCCAACTCCAGGACAAAATAATCAACAAGGTTATTTTTTGCAAAATGGAGGTTATTATTTTGCTTTAAGTGAATATTACGATTTAGCGGTTCTTGGAGATTATTACACCAATGGAAGTTATGGATTACGAGCCGAAAGTAGTTATGCGCAACGCTATAAATTCAACGGACGTGTAAATTTGAGGTTTGAAAACAATATTCAGAGTGAAAAAGGTTTACCTGATTATTCAAAATCAAAACAATACAACATACAGTGGTCACATAGTCAAGATGCTAAAGCTTCTCCAAACTCAAGATTTTCAGCTTCTGTAAACTTGGGTAGTAGCCAATATTTTAGACAATCGGTTAATTTGAATAATATTGGTTCTTCAGTTAATAACAACTTAAGTTCTTCTGTATCATTTTCAAAAACATTTAAGACTGTTCCGCAAGTGAACATGTCGTTATCTGCAACACATTCACAAAACACAAATACACAAGCAATCGACATGACACTTCCTACTTTTCAGGCAAGTGTAGATCGTATTTTTCCATTTGCGTCAAAAGACGGAGTTAAAAAAGGAATCATACAAAATATCAGTTTACAATACAATATTAGAGGAGAAAATAGAATTAAAACTACTGACTCTTTGTTTTTTAAACCTCAAATGTTTAGAGATGCTAAAACAGGATTCCAACATTCTATTCCTATAAGTACAAACTTTAAAGTATTCAAATATTTTAGTGTTACTGCATCGGCTAACTATAACGAAGTTTGGGCATTAAATACCATTGAAAAATATTTTAGTACTACTGAAAACAAAGTTGTAACTGTAGATCAAAAAGGTTTTGAATCGTTTAGAACGTATAACTTTAATGTTGGTGTAGGAACAACTATTTATGGTACTTTCAACTTTGGAGAAGACAAAAAAATAGAAGCTATTAGACACGTTGTAAGACCAAATATTTCTTACGGTTATACTCCAAGTTTTGATCAATATTTTGAAAGATATGCATTAGATGCTACTGGAGTGAATTTTGCCGATTATACGAAATTTGATAATGGTCTTTTTGGTTCACCATCAAATAGTGTTTCTAACGCTATGAACCTTTCTATTAGTAATACTTTTGAGGCTAAAGTAAAAGATAAAGAAAGTAAAAAAGGTGAAACTAAAAAAGTAATGCTTTTAAATAACTTTAATATCGGAACTCGTTATGATTTTAATGCTGATTCATTAAAGCTCAAAGAAATTTCAATTAGTGGAGGAACACAACTATTTAAGCAAAAGATGAACATCAACTTTGCAGCTGTTGTAGACCCATACGCAATTGATAATACTGGTAGAAGAATTGATCAATTAAATATTGACAATGGTGGAAGTTTATTACGTTTACCTCGTGCTAACATTACTTTAAATTATAGTTTTTCAAGTACTGACGCAAATAAAAACAGTAAAACATCTGACCAAAATGTACAGAATGGTGGTCGTGGAGATGATTTATTTGGTGTTGGTGCTGACTTAAGTGATAACCGTCAAAGTTTATTTGGAAAAGATAAAGAAGATGAAAAAGAAAGTTCAAATTCAGAATGGTACAACACCAAACTTCCATGGGATTTAAGAATTGCGTATTCAATGAATTACAACAATTCAAATAGACAAAATGAGATTTCATCACAATCGTTAATGGCTTCTGGAAATATTGAATTAGCACCAAGATGGAAAGTTGGATTTTCTTCGGGTTACGATTTTGTTCAAAAAGGAGTTACCTTCACACAATTGCGTTTTGAACGTGATTTAGAAAGTTGGAGGATGAGTTTTAACTGGGTTCCATTTGGTACTAATACATATTGGGGCTTCTTTATAGGAATATCGTCTTCTATATTAAGTGATATTAAATACGATAAGCGTCAGTTACCTGATCGTACATTCAGACAATAA
- a CDS encoding RidA family protein, whose amino-acid sequence MKKIIFTEKAPAPIGPYNQAVLSGNTLYTSGQIALNPETMELVLDNIETETKQVMENMKAVLAAADMTFENVIKTTIFIMNMGDFARINTVYGSYFDETTAPARETVQVACLPKNVNIEISMIAVK is encoded by the coding sequence ATGAAAAAAATCATATTTACAGAAAAAGCCCCTGCTCCTATTGGACCATACAACCAAGCCGTTTTATCAGGAAATACTTTGTATACTTCAGGACAAATTGCCTTAAATCCTGAAACTATGGAATTGGTTTTAGACAATATTGAAACCGAAACAAAACAAGTAATGGAAAACATGAAAGCGGTTTTAGCTGCCGCTGATATGACATTTGAAAACGTAATAAAAACAACCATTTTCATTATGAATATGGGCGATTTTGCAAGAATTAATACAGTTTATGGCAGTTATTTTGATGAAACAACTGCACCAGCAAGAGAAACAGTACAAGTAGCTTGTTTACCAAAGAATGTAAACATTGAAATTTCAATGATTGCTGTAAAATAA
- a CDS encoding immunity protein Imm33 domain-containing protein: MKNKSVEILEKYIDSQKNICKKYNSNFNKIDEKLFIGANYNLKLEPINGLRHPIHGKLNGWYIWSGEWSDSDDFFKPICLEHLIELKPEIIKYFGLDIGFRFLANDKGYEDVWFDQNITSLK, encoded by the coding sequence ATGAAAAATAAATCAGTCGAAATATTAGAAAAGTACATTGATTCTCAAAAAAACATATGCAAAAAATATAATTCCAACTTCAATAAAATAGATGAAAAATTATTTATTGGGGCTAATTATAATCTTAAACTCGAACCAATAAATGGACTCCGTCATCCAATACATGGAAAATTGAACGGTTGGTATATCTGGAGTGGTGAATGGTCAGATTCAGATGACTTTTTTAAACCCATATGTTTAGAACATCTTATTGAACTTAAACCAGAAATTATTAAATATTTTGGTCTAGATATTGGATTTCGTTTTCTGGCTAATGATAAAGGATATGAAGATGTTTGGTTTGATCAAAATATAACTTCTTTAAAATAA
- a CDS encoding methylglyoxal synthase — MEIAIIAHDGKKADMVQFLNKNKEILLKDNIKIIATGTTGGRAEAAGFKVKKMLSGPLGGDAQIAARVAVGKTNMVLFFKDPNSSHAHEVDINMLIRICDVHNVPLATNEATAQLLLLGLH, encoded by the coding sequence ATGGAAATAGCAATAATCGCACACGACGGAAAAAAAGCAGACATGGTTCAGTTTTTAAATAAAAACAAAGAAATTTTGTTAAAAGATAATATTAAGATTATTGCAACTGGAACAACTGGCGGTAGAGCAGAAGCAGCTGGATTTAAAGTAAAAAAAATGTTATCAGGACCACTTGGTGGCGATGCTCAAATTGCTGCTCGAGTTGCGGTAGGTAAAACCAATATGGTATTGTTTTTTAAAGATCCAAATTCTAGTCACGCACACGAAGTAGATATCAATATGTTAATTCGTATTTGTGACGTTCATAATGTCCCTTTAGCTACAAATGAAGCAACTGCTCAATTATTATTATTAGGATTACATTAA
- a CDS encoding BadF/BadG/BcrA/BcrD ATPase family protein: protein MKLLVDSGSTKADWIAIDDNGKVLFTTQTLGLNPEVLDKEEIIDRLEDKFDISHNKEKATHLFFYGAGCGTERMKDFLTLVFQNYFKNAVVVVHEDTYAAVYATTPKDQEAIVCILGTGSNCSYFDGKVLHQKVQSLGYIAMDDCSGNRFGRHLIRGYYFNKMPKELAQEFEEEYNVDPDYIKHNLYKEPNPNAYLATFAKFLIKHKDTEFCQKFIHREMESFVENYIEQFDNCKEVPVHFVGSIAFYLKDELTEVLAKHGITIGNVLRRPIDGLIAYHILNK from the coding sequence ATGAAATTATTAGTTGACAGTGGTTCTACTAAAGCCGATTGGATTGCGATTGATGATAACGGTAAGGTATTATTCACTACACAAACTTTAGGTTTAAATCCTGAGGTTTTGGATAAAGAAGAAATTATTGATCGTTTAGAGGATAAATTTGATATTTCTCACAATAAAGAAAAAGCAACACATCTGTTCTTTTATGGAGCAGGTTGTGGAACAGAAAGAATGAAGGATTTTTTAACATTGGTGTTTCAAAATTACTTCAAAAATGCTGTGGTTGTTGTTCATGAAGATACTTATGCTGCGGTTTATGCTACAACTCCTAAAGATCAAGAAGCAATTGTATGTATATTAGGAACTGGTTCTAATTGTAGTTATTTTGATGGAAAAGTACTACATCAAAAAGTACAATCTTTAGGTTATATTGCTATGGATGATTGTTCTGGAAATCGTTTCGGACGCCATTTAATTAGAGGTTATTATTTTAATAAAATGCCTAAAGAATTGGCTCAAGAATTTGAAGAAGAGTACAATGTTGATCCAGATTATATTAAACATAATTTATACAAAGAACCAAATCCAAATGCTTATTTAGCCACGTTTGCTAAATTTTTGATTAAACATAAGGATACTGAGTTTTGCCAAAAATTCATTCATAGAGAAATGGAAAGCTTTGTAGAAAATTATATTGAACAATTTGATAATTGCAAAGAAGTTCCAGTGCATTTTGTAGGTTCAATAGCGTTTTATTTAAAAGACGAACTTACAGAAGTACTAGCAAAGCACGGAATTACAATAGGTAATGTTTTAAGAAGACCTATTGATGGTCTAATTGCATATCATATCTTAAATAAGTAA
- the gap gene encoding type I glyceraldehyde-3-phosphate dehydrogenase, translated as MSKVKLGINGFGRIGRIVFRESFNRDNVEVVAINDLLDVDHLAYLLKYDSVHGRFNGKVEVKDGQLYVNDKFIRVTAERDPKLIKWDDEKVDVDVVAECTGIFTTLETAQAHIDGGAKKVVISAPSADAPMFVMGVNHTEAKASDNIVSNASCTTNCLAPLAKVINDNFGIVEGLMTTVHASTATQMVADGPSRKDWRGGRAASVNIIPSSTGAAKAVGKVIPSLNGKLTGMSFRVPTVDVSVVDLTVKLAKEASYEEIMAVLKNASETSMKGILGFTEDDVVSQDFVGDTRTSIVDAKAGIGLNSTFFKLVSWYDNEYGYSSKLIDLSVHIAGLK; from the coding sequence ATGTCAAAAGTAAAATTAGGTATTAACGGATTCGGAAGAATCGGTAGAATTGTATTTAGAGAATCATTCAATAGAGATAATGTAGAAGTAGTAGCTATCAACGATTTATTAGATGTAGATCATTTAGCTTATTTGTTAAAGTATGATTCTGTTCATGGTCGTTTTAATGGAAAAGTAGAAGTTAAAGATGGTCAATTATATGTAAACGATAAATTTATTCGCGTTACTGCAGAAAGAGATCCAAAATTAATTAAATGGGATGATGAAAAAGTAGATGTAGATGTTGTAGCAGAATGTACAGGTATCTTTACTACTTTAGAAACAGCTCAAGCTCATATTGATGGTGGTGCTAAAAAAGTTGTTATTTCAGCTCCATCAGCAGATGCACCTATGTTTGTTATGGGTGTAAATCATACAGAAGCTAAAGCTTCAGATAATATCGTTTCTAATGCTTCATGTACAACAAACTGTTTAGCTCCATTAGCTAAAGTTATCAATGATAATTTCGGAATTGTAGAAGGATTAATGACAACTGTTCATGCTTCAACAGCAACTCAAATGGTTGCCGATGGACCATCTAGAAAAGATTGGAGAGGTGGTCGTGCTGCTTCTGTAAATATTATTCCTTCGTCTACTGGTGCTGCTAAAGCTGTTGGAAAAGTTATTCCTTCATTGAATGGAAAACTTACTGGAATGTCTTTCCGTGTTCCTACAGTTGACGTTTCTGTTGTTGATTTAACTGTAAAATTAGCTAAAGAAGCTTCTTATGAAGAAATCATGGCAGTTCTTAAAAATGCTTCTGAAACTTCTATGAAAGGAATTTTAGGATTTACTGAAGATGATGTAGTTTCTCAAGATTTTGTTGGAGATACAAGAACTTCTATCGTTGATGCTAAAGCTGGTATTGGTTTAAATTCAACTTTCTTTAAATTGGTTTCTTGGTATGATAACGAATATGGTTATTCAAGCAAATTAATCGACTTATCAGTGCATATTGCTGGTTTAAAATAA
- the pfkA gene encoding 6-phosphofructokinase, giving the protein MSEKVKRVGVLTSGGDSPGMNAAIRAVVRACAYYNVECVGIYRGYQGMIEGDFKEMGPRDVKNIINKGGTILKSARSTEFRTKEGRKKAYDNLVAAGIDSFVVIGGDGSFTGAEIFNEEYGFPVIGIPGTIDNDIFGTSHTLGYDTALNTVIDAIDKIRDTANSHNRLFFVEVMGRDAGHIALNAGIGAGAEEILIPEEDFGLDRLVESLKRSKGSGKTSSIVVVSEGDKIGKNVFELKDYIEENMPEYDVRVSVLGHMQRGGSPSCFDRVLASRLGVKAVESLLEGKSNFMVGLNQDKVTLTPLEQAIKGQSEIDMELVKVSDIVSS; this is encoded by the coding sequence ATGTCAGAAAAGGTTAAAAGAGTAGGTGTTTTAACGTCAGGTGGAGATTCACCTGGTATGAATGCTGCAATCCGTGCAGTAGTTAGAGCTTGTGCTTATTATAATGTAGAATGTGTAGGCATTTATAGAGGTTACCAAGGAATGATTGAAGGTGACTTTAAAGAAATGGGACCTAGAGATGTTAAAAACATCATTAATAAAGGTGGAACTATTTTAAAATCGGCTCGTTCAACAGAATTTAGAACTAAAGAAGGAAGAAAAAAAGCATACGACAATTTAGTTGCTGCTGGTATAGATTCTTTCGTTGTAATAGGTGGAGATGGAAGCTTTACTGGAGCAGAAATCTTCAATGAAGAATACGGATTTCCAGTTATAGGAATTCCAGGAACTATCGATAATGATATTTTTGGTACGAGTCATACTTTAGGATATGATACAGCATTAAATACAGTTATTGATGCAATTGATAAAATCAGAGATACAGCCAATTCACATAATCGTTTATTCTTTGTTGAAGTTATGGGACGTGATGCAGGTCATATTGCATTAAATGCTGGAATTGGAGCTGGTGCTGAAGAGATTTTAATTCCAGAAGAAGATTTTGGATTAGATAGGTTAGTAGAATCATTAAAAAGAAGTAAAGGTTCTGGAAAAACATCAAGTATTGTTGTAGTTTCTGAAGGAGATAAAATTGGTAAAAACGTTTTCGAACTTAAAGATTATATCGAAGAAAACATGCCAGAATACGATGTTCGTGTTTCTGTATTAGGTCACATGCAACGTGGTGGTTCTCCATCGTGTTTTGATAGAGTTCTTGCTTCAAGATTAGGTGTTAAAGCGGTAGAAAGTTTACTTGAAGGTAAATCTAATTTTATGGTTGGTTTAAATCAAGATAAAGTTACGTTAACGCCTTTAGAACAAGCAATTAAAGGACAAAGCGAAATTGATATGGAACTTGTAAAAGTATCAGATATAGTATCATCTTAA